In Eschrichtius robustus isolate mEscRob2 chromosome 11, mEscRob2.pri, whole genome shotgun sequence, the following proteins share a genomic window:
- the FOXR1 gene encoding forkhead box protein R1 → MGNECFLAFTTTHLPLAEQNLARYKLRIVEPPKLPLEKKPNPDKDGPDFEPNLWMWVDPNIVFPPGKLEVPEPSKGKNLTSIVPSPQPPPKEDDFAKCPQATVVESPSLSGDQYPPWKWFASSPSNWELTEEEEAEDQDDSSSVALPSPHKRAPLQSRRLRQANSQEGGLWSRPPLNYFHLIALALRNSSPCGLNVQQIYSFTRQHFPFFRTAPEGWKNTVRHNLCFRDSFEKVPVSMQGGASTRPRSCLWKLTEEGHRRFAEEARALASTKLETIQQCMSQPDVMPSLFDL, encoded by the exons TTGCCAGATATAAACTCCGAATAGTTGAGCCACCAAAACTACCTCTGGAAAAAAAACCTAACCCTGATAAAGATG GTCCAGATTTCGAGCCCAACCTGTGGATGTGGGTAGACCCCAACATCGTGTTCCCCCCTGGAAAGCTGGAGGTCCCAGAACCCAGTAAGGGGAAGAATCTGACAAGCATAGTCCCTTCCCCTCAGCCACCCCCAAAAGAAGACGACTTTGCCAAATGCCCACAGGCCACAGTGGTGGAGTCGCCATCACTTTCTGGAGACCAGTATCCCCCTTGGAAGTGGTTTGCCTCTTCCCCCAGCAACTGGGAG CtcacagaagaggaggaggctgaggacCAGGATGACAGCTCCTCTGTGGCTCTCCCGTCCCCTCACAAAAGGGCCCCCCTCCAGAGTCGGAGGCTTCGGCAAGCCAACAGCCAGGAGGGGGGGCTGTGGTCCCGGCCCCCTCTCAATTACTTCCACCTAATTGCACTGGCATTAAGAAACAGTTCCCCCTGTGGCCTCAACGTGCAACAGATCTACAGTTTCACTCG ACAACATTTCCCCTTTTTCCGGACGGCTCCTGAAGGCTGGAAGAATACCGTGCGTCACAATCTCTGTTTCCGAGACAGCTTTGAGAAAGTGCCGGTCAGCATGCAGGGTGGCGCCAGCACACGGCCCCGATCCTGCCTCTGGAAGTTGACCGAGGAGGGACACCGCCGCTTTGCAGAGGAGGCCCGCGCCTTGGCCTCCACTAAGCTGGAAACTATCCAACAGTGCATGAGCCAGCCAG ATGTGATGCCCTCCCTCTTTGACCTTTAG